One window of Deltaproteobacteria bacterium HGW-Deltaproteobacteria-4 genomic DNA carries:
- a CDS encoding chemotaxis response regulator protein-glutamate methylesterase: MIRVLLADDSFLTLSILKDLLAQDPQISVVGEAYDGRQAVEKTTQLRPDLLIMDVMMPVMDGLTAVQEIMKVSALPILILSSDSAAGEQSNAFNAIRLGALDVMRKPEGLSGAAWDTFASTLLAQIHTLSRVRVIHHFRSPQRKTVTAPLPPVLTTCRSIIAIGASTGGPKVVMKILKELPVDREASIVIVQHIASGFAAGFAEWLNAESAYHVRIAKEGDTLDRGVALVAPCDQHMEVHKGRIVLTNAPQVNGCRPSIDNLFSSLARENPASVVAALLTGMGKDGAEGLLALKKGGAYTIAQDEATCAVYGMPKIALELGGVREVQPAVQIAAAIIRQLC, encoded by the coding sequence ATGATTCGTGTTCTCCTTGCCGACGACTCCTTCCTGACTTTGAGTATCCTCAAAGATCTGCTTGCTCAAGACCCGCAAATCAGCGTGGTCGGTGAAGCTTATGACGGGCGACAGGCCGTAGAAAAAACCACCCAACTCCGACCGGACCTCCTCATCATGGACGTGATGATGCCGGTCATGGACGGACTGACCGCGGTCCAGGAGATCATGAAGGTCTCTGCCCTGCCGATTCTCATCCTTTCGTCCGACAGTGCGGCGGGCGAGCAAAGCAATGCCTTCAACGCTATTCGCCTCGGCGCCCTCGATGTCATGCGCAAACCCGAGGGACTCTCCGGCGCTGCCTGGGACACTTTTGCCAGCACTCTCCTCGCACAGATTCACACTCTCAGCCGGGTCCGGGTCATCCACCACTTCCGCTCGCCGCAAAGAAAAACCGTGACCGCCCCCTTGCCCCCGGTTTTAACCACCTGCCGCTCCATTATCGCCATCGGCGCCTCGACCGGCGGGCCGAAAGTGGTGATGAAGATTCTCAAGGAGCTCCCGGTGGACCGGGAAGCCAGCATCGTCATTGTCCAGCATATCGCCAGCGGCTTTGCCGCCGGTTTTGCCGAATGGCTGAATGCCGAGAGCGCCTATCATGTCCGCATTGCCAAAGAGGGGGACACGCTCGACCGCGGCGTCGCTCTGGTGGCACCGTGCGATCAACATATGGAGGTACACAAAGGCCGCATCGTCCTGACCAATGCACCGCAGGTCAATGGCTGCCGGCCGTCAATCGACAATCTTTTTTCCTCTTTGGCCAGAGAGAATCCAGCTTCGGTAGTTGCGGCACTATTGACCGGAATGGGAAAAGATGGTGCGGAAGGGTTATTGGCCCTCAAAAAGGGGGGGGCGTATACGATCGCTCAGGATGAAGCGACCTGCGCCGTTTACGGCATGCCCAAAATCGCGTTGGAACTGGGAGGGGTGCGGGAAGTCCAGCCCGCTGTCCAAATCGCCGCAGCGATCATACGACAGCTCTGCTAA
- a CDS encoding diaminopimelate epimerase, translating into MKFVKMHGAGNDYVYIDGFQESINDPAALAIEVSNRNFAIGSDGLILILPSTLADVKMRMFNSDGSEAEMCGNGVRCVAKYAYDHGLVSKEVISVETGAGVLTLQLYPNAAGRVDKVRVNMGRPRLTRGEIPLTGDPATPVVNVPLTILDQAFAITCVSMGNPHCVIFVDDVANFPVEKYGSLIEQHPLFPKRTNVEFVEVRSRREVRQRTWERGAGETLACGTGASAVVVAGVLTGRTGRVIKNILSGGELEMEWSEAGEVYMTGPAVEVFSGEYHPQ; encoded by the coding sequence ATGAAATTCGTCAAGATGCACGGCGCCGGCAACGATTATGTCTATATCGATGGTTTCCAGGAGTCGATCAACGATCCGGCGGCCCTGGCCATTGAGGTTAGTAACCGCAACTTCGCTATCGGGTCGGACGGGCTGATTCTCATCCTCCCGTCGACGCTGGCCGATGTGAAGATGCGCATGTTCAACAGTGACGGCAGTGAAGCGGAGATGTGTGGCAACGGCGTGCGCTGTGTTGCCAAGTATGCTTATGATCATGGCCTGGTGTCGAAAGAGGTCATCAGCGTCGAGACCGGTGCCGGAGTTCTGACCTTGCAGCTTTATCCCAACGCCGCGGGGCGGGTCGACAAGGTGCGGGTAAACATGGGCCGGCCGCGTCTGACCCGGGGGGAAATCCCCCTCACTGGCGATCCGGCTACGCCGGTGGTCAACGTCCCCTTGACCATTCTCGATCAGGCCTTTGCCATCACCTGTGTCTCCATGGGGAATCCGCACTGCGTCATCTTTGTCGACGATGTCGCAAATTTTCCGGTCGAAAAGTACGGATCGTTGATCGAACAGCATCCCCTCTTCCCGAAGCGCACCAACGTCGAGTTTGTCGAAGTGCGCTCCCGCCGCGAAGTCCGCCAGCGCACCTGGGAGCGGGGAGCGGGGGAGACCCTCGCTTGCGGTACAGGCGCTTCAGCGGTCGTCGTTGCCGGTGTTCTTACCGGCCGCACCGGGCGCGTTATCAAGAACATTCTTTCCGGCGGCGAACTGGAGATGGAGTGGAGTGAAGCTGGCGAGGTTTATATGACCGGTCCGGCGGTGGAAGTCTTCAGCGGGGAGTACCACCCGCAATGA
- a CDS encoding deoxyribonuclease IV (Assists in DNA repair by cleaving phosphodiester bonds at apurinic or apyrimidinic sties to produce new 5' ends that are base-free deoxyribose 5-phosphate residues), giving the protein MLLGVHVSIAGGFDKAVERGNALGCTAIQIFTKNASQWRSKAITAAEAEAFKAALARSPIQTVIAHDSYLINLAAPPGENRDKSLAAFADEMQRCATLGVPYLVMHPGAHLGAGVEVGLERISAAFTEIFQSAPEGVTVLLENTAGQGTYLGSRFEELAEIVERTPTGRFGICFDTCHAFAAGYDIADAKGYAAVMSDFERILGCEQLHLFHLNDSRKGLASHVDRHEGIGSGALGLEAFRAVMTDPRFADIPKILETPKGEDEISGDVANLAILRRLTAEG; this is encoded by the coding sequence ATGCTACTCGGCGTTCATGTCTCCATTGCCGGCGGTTTTGATAAAGCTGTCGAACGCGGCAATGCCCTCGGCTGCACGGCCATTCAGATCTTTACCAAGAATGCCAGTCAGTGGCGGAGCAAGGCGATCACGGCGGCAGAAGCAGAGGCCTTCAAGGCCGCCCTTGCCCGCAGCCCTATACAGACCGTCATCGCCCACGATAGTTATCTGATTAACCTGGCCGCCCCACCGGGTGAGAATCGTGACAAGTCTCTGGCCGCATTCGCTGATGAAATGCAGCGCTGCGCCACCCTTGGTGTCCCTTATCTGGTTATGCACCCCGGCGCCCATCTCGGCGCCGGCGTCGAGGTCGGTCTTGAACGGATCAGCGCCGCCTTTACGGAAATTTTTCAATCGGCGCCGGAGGGGGTGACGGTTCTTCTCGAAAATACCGCCGGCCAGGGGACCTATCTCGGCAGTCGCTTTGAGGAGTTGGCGGAGATTGTCGAACGGACACCGACCGGTCGTTTTGGGATTTGCTTCGACACCTGTCATGCTTTTGCCGCCGGCTACGATATTGCCGACGCCAAGGGTTACGCTGCGGTGATGAGCGATTTTGAACGGATTCTCGGCTGCGAACAGCTACACCTTTTCCATCTCAACGACAGTCGTAAAGGGCTGGCCAGCCACGTTGACCGGCACGAAGGGATCGGTAGCGGTGCCCTCGGTCTCGAGGCTTTCCGGGCAGTCATGACCGATCCCCGTTTTGCCGATATCCCGAAGATTCTCGAAACGCCGAAGGGGGAGGACGAAATCAGCGGCGATGTCGCGAACCTTGCGATCCTCCGCCGTTTGACGGCAGAGGGTTAA
- a CDS encoding O-acetylhomoserine aminocarboxypropyltransferase (catalyzes the formation of L-methionine and acetate from O-acetyl-L-homoserine and methanethiol), translated as MNPNWKIDTIAVQGGYEPKSGEPRILPIIQSTTFKYDSAEHVTKLFDLEEAGFFYTRLANPTSDAFERKIAQMEGGVGAMATSSGQAATTLAILNICQSGQHVVAASTLYGGTYNLFAVTLPKMGIEVTFVDPEASADEIKKAFRPTTRCLFAETIGNPVLNVLDFAKFASVANEMQAPLIIDNTFGTPFLCRPFEHGAHIVIHSATKYIDGHATSVGGVIVDGGTFDWGCGRFPEMIVPDESYHGIEYVKTFGPMAYIIKARVQLMRDIGATPAPLNAFLFNLGLETLHLRMQRHSDNALAVATFLENHPLVSWTRYPGLASHPTHDRALKYLPKGCSGVLTFGIKGGAEAGRKFMEATRLIALVVHVGDARSCVLHPASTTHRQLSEEQLKSSGITPDLIRLSVGIEDAGDIIADIDQALYASQK; from the coding sequence ATGAATCCGAACTGGAAAATTGACACCATTGCCGTGCAGGGCGGCTACGAGCCGAAATCGGGGGAGCCGCGCATCCTGCCGATCATTCAGAGCACCACATTCAAATATGACAGCGCCGAGCATGTCACCAAGCTCTTTGATCTCGAAGAGGCCGGTTTCTTCTATACTCGTCTCGCCAACCCGACCAGCGATGCCTTCGAACGCAAGATTGCCCAGATGGAAGGGGGTGTCGGCGCCATGGCCACCTCCTCCGGCCAGGCGGCAACCACGCTGGCAATTCTCAATATCTGCCAATCCGGTCAGCACGTGGTGGCGGCGAGTACCCTTTATGGTGGCACCTACAACCTCTTTGCCGTCACCCTGCCGAAGATGGGGATCGAGGTCACCTTTGTCGATCCTGAGGCTTCAGCGGATGAGATCAAAAAGGCCTTCCGCCCGACGACGCGTTGCCTCTTCGCCGAGACCATCGGCAACCCGGTCCTCAACGTCCTCGATTTTGCCAAGTTCGCCAGCGTCGCCAACGAGATGCAGGCGCCGCTGATTATCGACAACACTTTCGGCACCCCCTTCCTTTGCCGTCCCTTCGAGCATGGCGCCCACATCGTCATCCACTCTGCCACCAAGTATATCGACGGTCACGCCACCAGCGTCGGTGGTGTCATTGTCGATGGCGGTACCTTCGACTGGGGATGCGGCCGCTTTCCGGAGATGATCGTTCCGGACGAAAGTTACCACGGCATCGAGTATGTCAAGACCTTCGGGCCGATGGCCTACATCATCAAGGCCCGCGTTCAGCTGATGCGCGATATCGGGGCGACGCCTGCACCCCTCAATGCTTTTCTCTTTAATCTTGGACTCGAAACCCTGCATCTGCGCATGCAGCGTCACAGCGATAACGCTCTGGCCGTCGCCACATTTCTGGAAAATCATCCGCTGGTGAGCTGGACCCGTTATCCCGGCCTTGCCAGTCATCCCACCCACGACAGGGCGCTCAAGTACCTCCCCAAGGGGTGCAGCGGCGTCCTCACCTTCGGCATCAAGGGCGGGGCGGAAGCTGGCCGCAAATTCATGGAAGCGACACGCCTGATCGCGCTCGTCGTTCACGTCGGCGACGCCCGCAGCTGCGTCCTCCACCCGGCCAGTACCACGCATCGTCAGCTCTCGGAAGAACAGCTCAAATCGAGCGGCATCACCCCTGACCTCATCCGCCTCTCGGTCGGCATCGAGGATGCCGGCGACATCATCGCCGATATCGACCAGGCGTTGTACGCCAGCCAGAAGTAG
- a CDS encoding HIT family protein translates to MSGANDVIRSEAPAYYHGPVDNCLMCRKWQEDVDLRIVELDYCYVVLNRDQFFAGYCFVLTKAHVSELFHLDVESRQGIIEEVNRVAVALHRAFSPTKINYELLGNMVPHMHWHIVPRFSDDPLWPKPIWSEAHIEKFLAPQEYTARIALIRAALCVNQ, encoded by the coding sequence ATGAGTGGCGCCAATGATGTCATCCGCAGCGAAGCGCCGGCGTATTACCATGGGCCGGTGGACAATTGCCTCATGTGCCGGAAATGGCAGGAGGATGTTGATCTTCGCATCGTTGAACTCGATTACTGTTATGTCGTCCTCAACCGTGACCAGTTCTTTGCCGGCTACTGCTTCGTCTTGACCAAGGCGCATGTCTCCGAACTCTTCCACCTTGATGTCGAGAGCCGGCAGGGGATCATCGAGGAGGTCAACCGCGTTGCCGTTGCTTTGCATCGGGCCTTCTCCCCGACTAAAATCAATTACGAGCTTCTCGGCAATATGGTGCCGCACATGCATTGGCACATCGTTCCTCGTTTTAGTGACGATCCCCTCTGGCCGAAACCGATCTGGAGTGAAGCGCACATTGAAAAGTTTCTGGCTCCGCAAGAATATACCGCGCGGATTGCGCTGATTCGTGCCGCGCTTTGTGTGAATCAATGA
- a CDS encoding D-tyrosyl-tRNA(Tyr) deacylase → MRSVVQRVTSARVVVAESTVAEIRQGLMVLLGVEKEDTEEDARYLAGKIAGLRIFEDESGKMNLSVQETGGEILVVSQFTLLGDCRQGRRPGFSAAASPEEADRLYLFFCELLRQCRLNVATGIFRADMDVHLVNHGPVTFILDSRKRN, encoded by the coding sequence ATGCGGTCAGTGGTGCAGCGAGTCACTTCGGCGCGGGTGGTGGTGGCCGAAAGTACGGTCGCCGAGATCCGTCAGGGACTGATGGTTCTCCTCGGGGTCGAGAAGGAAGATACAGAGGAGGATGCCCGTTACCTGGCCGGGAAGATTGCCGGGCTACGGATTTTTGAAGATGAGTCGGGGAAGATGAACCTTTCGGTACAGGAAACAGGCGGGGAGATATTGGTCGTCAGTCAATTTACTCTGCTCGGTGATTGTCGCCAAGGACGCCGTCCCGGCTTTTCCGCTGCAGCGTCGCCGGAAGAAGCGGATCGCCTCTATCTCTTTTTTTGCGAGCTGCTGCGCCAATGCCGCCTGAATGTGGCCACCGGCATCTTTCGTGCCGACATGGACGTCCATCTCGTCAACCATGGCCCGGTCACCTTTATCCTCGACAGCCGCAAGCGTAATTAG
- a CDS encoding pyrimidine 5'-nucleotidase: MTLVPAAPQIILFDLDNTLYAPEYDLFSLIDCRINRFMEEVVGIAADDVDPLRRYYWQEYGVTLQGLIRHFDVDPEAYLHYVHDVDVTSRLVADPGLATILAALPQRKVVFTNGSSAHAERVLAALGIRQEFEAIFDIRIANYLPKPFFAPYEEIVTQLGTSPQSCVMIEDVAKNLAPAKTLGMATILVGGSDELPPYVDLRIDTIHEISAALQLLQE, translated from the coding sequence ATGACCCTGGTCCCGGCAGCACCGCAGATCATCCTTTTCGATCTTGACAACACTCTCTACGCGCCGGAGTACGATCTCTTCTCCCTCATCGACTGCCGCATCAATCGTTTCATGGAGGAGGTCGTCGGCATCGCCGCCGATGATGTCGATCCGCTGCGCCGTTATTACTGGCAGGAATATGGTGTCACCTTGCAGGGGTTGATCCGTCATTTTGACGTTGACCCTGAAGCGTACCTCCATTATGTCCACGATGTCGATGTCACCTCCCGGCTGGTGGCCGATCCCGGGCTGGCGACTATCCTTGCCGCTCTGCCGCAGCGCAAAGTGGTCTTTACCAACGGCTCTTCCGCCCACGCTGAACGGGTCCTCGCCGCGCTGGGAATTCGTCAGGAATTTGAAGCAATTTTTGATATCCGCATTGCCAATTATCTGCCGAAACCGTTTTTTGCCCCCTATGAGGAGATCGTCACCCAACTCGGGACATCGCCACAGTCCTGTGTGATGATCGAGGATGTCGCCAAGAACCTGGCGCCGGCGAAGACTCTGGGCATGGCAACGATTCTGGTCGGCGGCAGCGATGAACTCCCTCCCTATGTCGATCTGCGCATCGACACCATCCATGAAATCAGTGCTGCCCTGCAGCTCCTTCAGGAGTAA
- a CDS encoding peptidase M23: protein MLLGYESFQPFMSRYGVLVIKKILPRNVLHSLRRLRLRERLTAHLSALKRPALRRRQTLHSSAPLSRILSRKVIWGALTVIVLIVAILAALPLVKPPPVVVESPTITILPPSRERTLTGVVRSGETLSTILAPYLSSQEIHGLAVTTLTAGHEWKLTLFDGQLQRFVHDINSDYQLVVSRPPAGTAISARVEIPYTYTEHTVGGTITDSLFAAMTAIGEEEGLAIILADIFASDIDFIRDIRQGDTFRVVVERRLRDGQPNGYGKILAAEFSNDGKTYHAFRFQDGKKKPAFYDSNGKSLRKALLRAPLPFSRVSSGFTMRRFHPIAKTWRAHPAIDYAAPTGTPIMAVGDATIIQIGRSAGNGNYIKLQHAGGLATMYLHMSRFAKGMRQGKRVKQGEVIGYVGSTGLATGPHLCYRMTRNGAPVNPAKIPTTPGEPISRAAMASFRALQPPLLAKLATIPTNMTSISAEPPRPGGG, encoded by the coding sequence ATGCTGTTAGGATACGAATCCTTTCAACCTTTCATGTCCCGCTACGGAGTACTCGTGATCAAAAAAATACTGCCGCGAAATGTCCTTCATTCCCTGCGCCGCCTGCGCCTGCGGGAACGGTTGACAGCACACCTTTCCGCCTTGAAACGACCGGCCCTGCGCCGCCGCCAGACACTGCACAGCTCCGCCCCCTTGAGCCGCATTCTGTCCCGCAAAGTCATCTGGGGCGCCCTCACGGTCATCGTCCTGATTGTTGCTATCCTTGCCGCCTTGCCGCTGGTAAAACCACCGCCGGTGGTGGTGGAATCCCCGACGATCACCATTCTGCCCCCATCCCGCGAACGGACCCTCACCGGTGTCGTCCGTTCCGGTGAAACCCTGTCAACGATCCTGGCGCCCTACCTCTCTTCCCAGGAGATTCACGGTTTGGCGGTCACCACCCTCACCGCCGGGCATGAGTGGAAGCTCACCCTCTTCGACGGCCAGTTGCAGCGCTTTGTCCACGACATTAACAGTGACTATCAACTGGTAGTCAGCCGTCCTCCTGCCGGCACAGCGATATCGGCGCGGGTGGAAATCCCTTACACCTATACGGAGCATACGGTCGGAGGCACCATCACTGACAGCCTCTTTGCGGCGATGACCGCCATCGGTGAAGAAGAAGGCCTCGCCATCATCCTTGCCGATATCTTTGCCAGCGACATCGATTTTATCCGCGATATTCGCCAAGGGGACACCTTCCGCGTCGTCGTCGAACGACGACTGCGTGACGGCCAACCGAACGGTTACGGCAAGATCCTCGCCGCCGAGTTCAGCAACGACGGTAAGACCTATCACGCCTTCCGCTTTCAGGACGGCAAGAAAAAACCGGCTTTCTACGACAGCAACGGCAAGAGTCTGCGCAAAGCGCTGCTGCGCGCCCCCCTCCCCTTCAGTCGGGTCAGTTCCGGCTTCACCATGCGCCGCTTCCACCCCATTGCCAAAACCTGGCGCGCCCATCCGGCCATCGATTATGCTGCACCGACCGGGACGCCGATCATGGCGGTCGGCGATGCTACCATTATCCAGATTGGCCGCAGTGCCGGCAACGGCAACTATATCAAGTTGCAGCATGCCGGCGGTCTGGCAACCATGTATCTGCACATGAGCCGCTTTGCCAAGGGGATGCGCCAGGGGAAACGGGTCAAGCAGGGGGAGGTTATCGGCTACGTCGGCAGCACCGGCCTTGCCACCGGACCGCACCTTTGCTATCGCATGACCCGCAACGGCGCCCCGGTTAATCCCGCCAAAATTCCGACAACCCCCGGGGAACCGATCAGCCGGGCAGCGATGGCATCGTTTCGTGCCCTGCAGCCCCCCCTCCTTGCCAAACTGGCGACGATCCCGACGAATATGACCAGCATTTCCGCGGAGCCGCCCCGGCCGGGGGGAGGATGA
- a CDS encoding general secretion pathway protein GspE, producing the protein MESDKMATRLGDLLLQKGLVNTAQLDEALKYQVIFGGKLGTNLIEMGILEEDEIARVLSQQFHVPTPTVEEVMNVEPQVLALLPRELVEQHSVIPLKLEGRRLTLLMPDPSNFNLIDDLAFRTGLIIKPVVAAEVRLIIALEKHYNIGRDRRYIHVTKKLATKRPAPPAVPVEAVTPPTLTPAVTAAPQVISPKDDDLDLALPDVDSSEDLVEIAPLEEILDSETLSLYLADARDRDDVLDSIASYLSHEYARVALFLVRGNAAHGWKASVDGQDLPEFKLAQFPLDEPSILKTVTETSSFLLGPIPRTPFNSMFLQEIGGRVPQTALLVPLLMMGRVVGIIYVDGKGEELAEKLFELQKITLKAAMAFEILVLKNKIVSM; encoded by the coding sequence ATGGAGAGCGACAAGATGGCGACACGTTTGGGCGACCTGCTACTGCAGAAAGGCTTGGTGAACACGGCGCAGCTCGATGAAGCCCTGAAATATCAGGTGATCTTCGGGGGCAAACTCGGCACCAACCTCATTGAAATGGGGATCTTGGAAGAAGACGAGATCGCTCGGGTCTTAAGTCAGCAATTCCACGTGCCGACGCCTACTGTCGAAGAGGTGATGAACGTCGAGCCACAAGTCCTCGCCCTCCTCCCCCGCGAACTGGTCGAACAGCACAGCGTCATTCCGCTCAAACTGGAAGGGCGGCGCCTGACCCTGCTCATGCCCGATCCGTCCAACTTTAATCTTATCGACGACCTTGCCTTCCGGACCGGACTGATCATCAAGCCGGTCGTTGCCGCCGAGGTCCGCCTTATTATTGCCCTTGAAAAGCATTACAACATCGGCCGCGACCGGCGCTACATACACGTCACCAAAAAGCTGGCAACAAAGCGTCCGGCCCCCCCCGCCGTCCCAGTAGAGGCAGTAACACCGCCGACCTTGACGCCGGCGGTCACTGCTGCTCCGCAAGTGATATCGCCAAAAGATGATGATCTCGACCTCGCGCTGCCGGATGTCGACTCCAGTGAAGACCTTGTTGAGATAGCACCCCTCGAAGAGATTCTCGACAGCGAAACGCTGTCTCTTTATCTTGCCGATGCCCGCGATCGCGACGATGTGCTCGACAGCATCGCATCTTATCTTTCCCATGAATATGCCCGGGTCGCCCTCTTCCTGGTGCGCGGCAATGCCGCGCACGGCTGGAAAGCGAGTGTCGACGGGCAGGACCTCCCCGAATTCAAGCTGGCACAATTCCCCCTCGATGAACCCTCCATCCTCAAGACCGTCACCGAGACCAGCTCCTTTCTCCTCGGTCCGATCCCCCGTACCCCCTTCAACTCGATGTTCCTCCAGGAGATTGGCGGCCGCGTTCCGCAAACCGCCCTTCTCGTCCCCCTGCTGATGATGGGGCGGGTGGTCGGCATTATCTATGTTGACGGCAAGGGGGAGGAGTTGGCAGAGAAACTCTTCGAACTGCAGAAGATCACCCTCAAGGCGGCCATGGCCTTTGAAATCCTGGTGTTGAAGAACAAGATCGTTAGTATGTAG